A window of Clostridium sp. 'White wine YQ' contains these coding sequences:
- the spoIIIAB gene encoding stage III sporulation protein SpoIIIAB, translating into MIRYVLFLGIFLCSTYLGFNFAQRYVKRYESLKILEKSIVYMENQILYVNTPLPETFEEISHKYTGEWRSFFSNIAEDLKENNVEEVYGAFLNSLNTYKEQLCFKDEDENILLDFSKSLGESGVFGQEKIFKLVLSNIREQINEAKDLKNKNCKMYRCLGMSLGAAIVIFLM; encoded by the coding sequence ATGATCAGATATGTTTTGTTTTTAGGAATATTTTTATGTTCTACATATCTTGGCTTTAATTTTGCTCAAAGATATGTAAAAAGATATGAAAGCCTTAAGATTTTAGAAAAATCTATAGTCTATATGGAAAATCAAATACTATATGTTAATACTCCTTTGCCAGAAACTTTTGAAGAAATAAGTCATAAATATACAGGTGAATGGAGGAGTTTTTTTAGTAATATTGCAGAAGACTTAAAAGAAAATAATGTTGAAGAGGTTTATGGTGCTTTTCTTAATTCACTTAATACTTATAAGGAACAGTTGTGTTTTAAAGATGAAGATGAAAACATATTACTTGACTTCTCAAAATCTTTAGGTGAATCAGGTGTTTTTGGACAAGAGAAGATATTTAAACTAGTTTTATCGAATATTCGAGAACAAATAAATGAAGCTAAAGATTTAAAAAATAAAAACTGTAAGATGTATAGATGCTTAGGTATGAGCCTTGGAGCAGCTATAGTTATATTTTTAATGTAA
- the spoIIIAC gene encoding stage III sporulation protein AC → MLDISLLFKIGAAGLLIVILERVLKSSGKDDVATLTNIAGVVIILLMLVNLIAKLFDSIKTMFMF, encoded by the coding sequence ATGTTAGATATTTCTTTGTTATTTAAAATAGGAGCAGCTGGTCTTTTAATTGTAATTTTAGAAAGAGTACTAAAGTCATCAGGAAAAGATGATGTTGCGACATTAACTAATATTGCTGGAGTAGTGATAATACTTCTTATGCTTGTAAATTTAATTGCAAAGTTATTTGATTCTATTAAAACTATGTTTATGTTCTAG
- the efp gene encoding elongation factor P translates to MISASDLRKGTTFEYDGQVYNVVDFLHVKPGKGAAFVRTKLRNVIAGGVTDRTFNPTEKFQEAVIERKEMQYLYSDGELYYFMDQETFEQIPLNYEKVEEAIKYLKENMFAVIKFYKGQAFSVEAPNFVELLITETEPGVKGNTATNSLKQATVETNAVVMVPMFVNEGDVIRIDTRTGDYMERV, encoded by the coding sequence ATGATTTCAGCAAGTGATTTAAGAAAAGGTACTACTTTTGAATATGATGGACAAGTTTATAACGTTGTAGATTTCTTACATGTAAAGCCAGGTAAGGGTGCAGCTTTCGTAAGAACAAAATTAAGAAACGTAATAGCAGGTGGAGTTACTGATAGAACTTTTAACCCAACTGAAAAATTCCAAGAAGCAGTTATCGAAAGAAAAGAAATGCAATATTTATATTCTGATGGTGAATTATACTACTTCATGGATCAAGAAACATTTGAACAAATACCTCTTAACTATGAAAAAGTTGAAGAAGCAATAAAATACTTAAAAGAGAACATGTTTGCTGTTATTAAATTCTACAAAGGTCAAGCATTTTCTGTAGAAGCACCAAACTTTGTTGAACTTTTAATTACTGAAACTGAGCCAGGTGTAAAAGGTAACACTGCAACAAATTCCTTAAAACAAGCAACAGTAGAAACTAATGCTGTAGTAATGGTTCCTATGTTTGTTAACGAAGGTGATGTTATCAGAATCGACACAAGAACTGGGGATTACATGGAAAGAGTTTAG
- the spoIIIAD gene encoding stage III sporulation protein AD, producing MEIVKIVAFSLVTLFLFLYFKETKQNIAALISLVSGVIILLFLLNPLTEVINFLRDISSKANVDTFYVTLVLKIVGITYLASFAMEVCNEAGANGIASRIEVAAKILIMVIAMPILMGVLDAILKIM from the coding sequence ATGGAAATTGTAAAAATAGTAGCATTTTCGCTAGTAACACTATTTTTGTTTTTATATTTTAAAGAGACAAAACAAAATATTGCAGCACTGATTTCTTTAGTAAGTGGAGTAATAATATTATTATTTCTACTTAACCCTTTGACAGAAGTAATTAATTTTTTGAGAGATATATCTAGTAAGGCAAATGTTGATACATTTTATGTAACACTTGTATTAAAAATTGTTGGTATTACTTATCTAGCATCCTTTGCAATGGAAGTGTGTAATGAGGCAGGAGCAAATGGAATAGCTTCCAGGATAGAAGTTGCAGCTAAAATATTGATTATGGTAATTGCAATGCCAATACTTATGGGGGTACTAGATGCTATATTAAAAATTATGTAG
- the spoIIIAA gene encoding stage III sporulation protein AA yields MNKYSSVLDILPKEVLGRITEFKIDEVQEIRMRANLPLIIVTNHREFISNYICKLDDIKIVAKRMANYSFYAFEEDIKQGFITINGGHRVGITGEWVIDNNKIKTLRNISSVNIRITKELKGVSDGLIPLITEEGRILNTIIISPPKCGKTTLLRDISRNISNGMKGKGIPGRKVSIIDERSEIAGSFQGIPQMDVGIRTDVFDNCIKSEGMLMAIRSMSPEVLICDEIGSDKDVEALISAYNSGVNIITTIHGYDINDLYNRKIFRGLLDNKILKRVIELSNRRGPGTIENVRIIEERD; encoded by the coding sequence ATGAACAAATATAGTTCAGTATTGGATATACTACCAAAGGAAGTTTTGGGACGCATTACTGAATTTAAAATAGATGAAGTACAAGAAATTAGGATGAGAGCAAACTTACCATTGATTATAGTAACAAACCATAGAGAATTTATATCAAATTATATATGTAAACTAGATGATATCAAGATAGTTGCAAAAAGAATGGCCAATTATTCCTTTTATGCTTTTGAAGAAGATATTAAACAAGGATTTATAACTATAAATGGCGGGCATAGGGTTGGGATAACTGGAGAATGGGTTATAGATAACAATAAAATAAAAACTCTTAGGAATATATCTTCTGTAAACATAAGAATTACAAAAGAACTGAAAGGAGTTTCAGATGGATTGATTCCATTAATTACTGAAGAGGGAAGAATTTTAAACACAATAATTATTTCCCCACCTAAATGCGGCAAAACAACATTATTACGAGATATTTCAAGGAATATATCAAATGGTATGAAAGGAAAAGGGATACCTGGTAGAAAGGTTTCTATAATTGATGAAAGAAGTGAAATAGCGGGGTCGTTTCAAGGTATACCTCAGATGGATGTAGGCATAAGAACTGATGTATTTGATAACTGTATTAAGAGTGAAGGAATGCTCATGGCTATTAGAAGTATGTCTCCAGAAGTTCTGATTTGTGATGAAATTGGTTCAGATAAAGATGTAGAAGCATTAATTTCAGCTTATAATTCTGGAGTTAATATAATAACTACAATACATGGTTACGACATAAATGACTTATATAATAGAAAAATATTTAGGGGGCTACTAGATAATAAGATATTAAAAAGAGTAATTGAACTAAGTAATAGAAGGGGACCTGGAACTATTGAAAATGTAAGGATAATAGAGGAGAGAGATTAA
- a CDS encoding CD1247 N-terminal domain-containing protein, translating into MDFKSEFYKIQEAVESLKDSENKEIIKSLLLLMDNLNDRVEGIQVNVETIQENVEFLDNDISEIQEDLFEEVSIEDLEDIEDDFKEVTCTKCNKPIFIESSALESGISIPCPFCGENIN; encoded by the coding sequence ATGGATTTTAAAAGTGAATTCTATAAAATTCAAGAAGCCGTGGAAAGTCTAAAAGACTCAGAAAATAAAGAAATAATAAAATCATTGTTGCTATTAATGGATAATTTAAATGATAGAGTTGAGGGAATTCAAGTTAATGTTGAAACAATACAAGAGAATGTTGAATTCTTAGACAATGATATTTCTGAAATACAAGAAGACTTGTTTGAAGAAGTGTCAATTGAAGATTTAGAAGATATTGAGGATGATTTTAAAGAAGTAACATGTACTAAGTGTAACAAACCTATTTTTATTGAAAGTAGTGCGCTAGAATCAGGTATCTCAATCCCTTGTCCTTTCTGTGGGGAAAATATAAATTAA